Proteins from a single region of Chryseomicrobium sp. FSL W7-1435:
- a CDS encoding anti sigma factor C-terminal domain-containing protein, which produces MSKENDFFPKDLEFEGLVKKAKRRSTLKMVIISSVISAIVLVGLYSAANLVMKIKMEKETDLDSAWSEVKGANVEERGGIFHYSITSATAKTKLVKVVGGVPIPWGEREKVFSIFGSSQIVSDNGAFALGNSDDARIPMYYEGERIVEFFHPKVDYAQLLDERLLLNEIEDSRVVEMALSFDDSYSIEQINEVFEEQVAWYWVDTFSEEQIERDTNFNKDENFPDTTVYGFEAYGFSHNPNAENYSASEFIANLEKVKEDGGDYQEDAERIITTLTNQGEIPLEPQSLRISGVIVTGKPSELVSLLDEPIIRGATLGATTDLY; this is translated from the coding sequence ATGAGCAAGGAAAATGATTTTTTTCCTAAGGATTTAGAATTTGAAGGTCTAGTAAAAAAGGCTAAGAGGCGTTCGACTTTAAAAATGGTGATTATTTCATCAGTTATAAGTGCCATCGTATTAGTTGGATTATATAGTGCAGCCAATCTCGTAATGAAAATAAAAATGGAAAAAGAAACAGACTTAGATTCCGCTTGGAGCGAAGTGAAAGGAGCTAATGTCGAAGAGAGAGGAGGCATCTTTCACTACTCCATAACTTCTGCAACGGCCAAAACGAAGTTAGTAAAAGTTGTTGGAGGGGTCCCAATTCCCTGGGGAGAACGTGAAAAAGTCTTTTCAATTTTTGGTTCCTCTCAAATTGTTTCAGATAATGGTGCGTTCGCATTAGGGAATTCAGATGATGCGCGCATTCCTATGTACTATGAAGGGGAAAGAATTGTTGAATTCTTTCATCCCAAAGTAGACTATGCGCAATTACTCGATGAAAGACTCTTACTCAATGAGATTGAGGATAGTAGAGTTGTGGAGATGGCCCTCTCATTTGATGACAGTTATTCAATAGAGCAAATAAACGAGGTATTTGAAGAACAAGTAGCTTGGTATTGGGTAGATACGTTTAGCGAAGAACAAATAGAAAGAGATACGAATTTTAATAAAGATGAAAATTTTCCGGATACGACGGTCTATGGGTTTGAAGCATACGGATTTTCACATAACCCAAATGCAGAGAATTATTCGGCTTCGGAGTTTATAGCAAACCTAGAGAAAGTTAAGGAAGATGGTGGTGATTATCAAGAGGATGCTGAGAGAATCATTACTACTCTGACCAATCAAGGTGAGATACCACTAGAACCTCAAAGTCTCAGAATCAGTGGTGTGATAGTTACAGGAAAGCCAAGCGAGCTAGTAAGCTTACTTGATGAACCTATAATTCGAGGCGCTACATTAGGGGCGACAACAGATCTATATTAA
- a CDS encoding MBL fold metallo-hydrolase, giving the protein MHSIHKLGERFWYISAISLTDRPILGMVTGTEKTLLIDAGNSEEHVTYFIQELNKWGVPNPDIVVLTHWHWDHILGLSTLRETVSLASKQTAAEMEKLLPYSWSDEAIDERVREGVEIEFCAKAIKEEYKDHRDIKVTLPDITIDKKAEIHLGGVTCIVQHVGGDHAEDSVVVYIPEEKILFLGDCIYPKMYAEKVHYTVDETLRLLDVLESFDAETYIPSHQQPISKEEFNQEVAMLRTLANYTKSCQGDQLKITEHYKAHVKRELTEDELETISYFVDGYKL; this is encoded by the coding sequence ATCCACTCAATACACAAACTAGGTGAGCGGTTTTGGTACATTTCCGCTATCTCTTTAACCGACCGTCCGATTCTAGGAATGGTGACGGGCACTGAGAAGACACTCCTGATTGATGCAGGAAATTCGGAAGAGCATGTGACTTATTTTATCCAAGAGCTAAACAAGTGGGGTGTTCCGAATCCAGATATAGTTGTACTGACGCATTGGCACTGGGACCACATCCTTGGCCTTTCCACACTACGGGAAACAGTTTCACTTGCTTCGAAACAGACTGCTGCGGAGATGGAGAAGTTACTGCCATACTCGTGGTCAGATGAAGCCATTGATGAGCGGGTACGAGAAGGCGTGGAAATTGAGTTTTGTGCCAAAGCAATCAAAGAAGAATACAAGGATCATCGAGATATTAAAGTGACGTTGCCAGACATTACAATCGATAAAAAAGCAGAGATTCATCTTGGCGGTGTGACCTGTATCGTGCAACATGTCGGAGGCGACCACGCGGAAGACTCGGTTGTTGTGTATATACCGGAAGAGAAAATTCTATTCCTAGGAGACTGCATCTATCCGAAGATGTACGCGGAAAAAGTGCACTATACGGTTGATGAAACCTTGCGCTTGTTAGACGTATTGGAATCGTTTGATGCGGAAACGTATATTCCTTCGCACCAACAGCCGATTTCCAAAGAGGAATTCAATCAGGAAGTGGCGATGCTTCGAACCCTTGCGAACTACACAAAAAGTTGCCAAGGTGATCAGCTGAAAATAACGGAACATTACAAAGCCCATGTGAAGAGAGAGCTCACCGAAGACGAACTCGAGACAATCTCTTATTTTGTGGACGGATATAAACTATAA
- a CDS encoding topoisomerase: MKKAIISSAIICSILLVGCSNNDVLESELEAALSQETISSELQNELIASITEETELDSESLAIIIDGGVDEYTVSVGFPNDADSDGEMIQKLVEEVIQDLSETEAATEDKIVMKIKVEQY; the protein is encoded by the coding sequence ATGAAGAAAGCTATAATTTCAAGCGCTATAATCTGTTCAATCTTATTAGTTGGGTGTAGCAATAATGACGTCTTAGAAAGCGAACTGGAAGCAGCACTTTCACAGGAAACTATATCCTCTGAATTACAAAATGAACTAATCGCGTCTATCACTGAAGAAACGGAACTTGATAGTGAATCACTAGCAATCATAATTGATGGTGGAGTGGACGAATATACAGTTTCAGTTGGTTTCCCGAACGATGCAGATAGCGATGGAGAGATGATTCAAAAACTAGTTGAAGAGGTGATTCAAGACCTTTCTGAAACTGAAGCGGCTACTGAAGATAAAATAGTGATGAAAATAAAGGTTGAGCAGTACTAA
- a CDS encoding GNAT family N-acetyltransferase, whose translation MIYIETPRLKLRDWKDSDLEPFQYLNADEKVMRFFPKALSKKESDVFCQAIIAEIKECGFGLYAVEMKETKEFIGFIGFHRATFESDFTPCIEIGWRLKKEAWGKGYATEGAKACLEYGFEELGFDEIFSLTADINEPSKQVMRKIGLEFVKKFDHPRVDPKSMLRKHVLYYVQRNVWQKE comes from the coding sequence ATGATTTATATCGAGACCCCGAGATTAAAATTGCGTGACTGGAAAGACTCGGATTTAGAGCCTTTCCAATATCTGAATGCTGATGAAAAAGTGATGAGATTTTTTCCGAAAGCATTATCGAAAAAAGAATCAGATGTCTTTTGTCAGGCCATCATTGCTGAAATCAAAGAATGCGGGTTTGGATTGTACGCTGTGGAAATGAAAGAAACGAAGGAGTTCATCGGCTTTATTGGATTTCACAGAGCCACGTTTGAATCTGACTTTACGCCGTGTATCGAAATTGGTTGGAGATTGAAAAAAGAGGCGTGGGGGAAAGGTTACGCAACTGAGGGAGCAAAAGCTTGTTTGGAGTATGGATTTGAGGAATTAGGTTTTGACGAAATTTTCAGCCTCACTGCGGATATCAACGAGCCTTCGAAGCAAGTGATGAGAAAAATCGGGCTGGAGTTTGTGAAGAAGTTTGATCATCCGAGAGTTGATCCAAAAAGTATGTTGAGGAAGCATGTTTTATATTATGTTCAGAGGAACGTTTGGCAAAAAGAATAG
- a CDS encoding RNA polymerase sigma factor: MNDSIMGRKLNELLKFVYSYLIKMGASKEDAEDIIQDTAYKFLKYIDSIQVDKVQSWLFRVAINHYYDLYRKKSKQREIVLKFNILEIFEEETPERVLMQSELERDIHEVLVKLNPKYRQLLLLKYSTGLKIKEIAELYNMKEGSVKTILHRARQEFIEHYRRHENEQGK, translated from the coding sequence ATGAATGATTCCATAATGGGGAGAAAATTAAATGAACTACTAAAGTTTGTTTACTCGTACTTAATTAAAATGGGTGCTTCTAAGGAGGACGCAGAAGATATTATTCAAGATACTGCGTATAAATTCTTAAAATACATAGATTCTATTCAAGTGGATAAAGTCCAAAGTTGGCTATTTAGGGTAGCTATAAACCACTATTATGATCTTTACCGTAAGAAATCTAAACAAAGAGAAATAGTATTAAAATTCAACATACTAGAAATATTTGAAGAGGAAACACCTGAAAGAGTTCTCATGCAAAGCGAATTAGAAAGAGACATACATGAAGTATTAGTGAAACTAAATCCAAAATACAGACAGCTACTTCTTTTGAAATACAGTACAGGTTTGAAAATCAAAGAGATAGCAGAACTCTACAACATGAAAGAAGGGTCAGTTAAAACGATTTTGCATAGAGCGAGACAAGAATTTATCGAACACTATAGGAGGCATGAGAATGAGCAAGGAAAATGA